Proteins from one Thioalkalivibrio sp. XN279 genomic window:
- a CDS encoding porin — translation MRMKKIASSGLLAAAALALVPVTASAWSPKLEVNENAWVQLGYLHQFWYESVDEGTADGSRSSDFFTRRNRIMLLGQAAEKVFFFVNYDAAAGAASGGRQDPVLTDAFIDYRISPAFNVMVGRQLVPFSIDNQASAVSLTAIDYPTRALAPLPTNPSGAFWRDDGIQVRGLLANDRIAYRAGYFRGAIDGNNTGEDGRMTGMIMYNFASPQGGWFFNTNSLGALDVLSVGIGYDQMGRSDQDDHKAMSIFGVAEKTLGAGHLSVTAGWFDWEGVGAPGGAFYNGGTTAHITAAFLPTGSKWQPVIRWQQQDPDDGDSLDTIGLGLAYYISGHRANIKAEYSIDDQSIAGEEVDAFRIGAQVFF, via the coding sequence ATGCGAATGAAGAAAATTGCATCCAGTGGCTTGCTGGCCGCAGCTGCCCTGGCGCTCGTGCCGGTCACGGCCAGTGCCTGGAGCCCGAAGCTCGAAGTCAACGAGAATGCGTGGGTCCAGCTGGGCTACCTGCACCAGTTCTGGTACGAGTCGGTTGATGAGGGTACGGCCGACGGCAGCCGCAGCAGCGACTTCTTCACCCGGCGCAACCGCATCATGCTGCTGGGCCAGGCCGCGGAGAAGGTGTTCTTCTTCGTCAACTACGATGCGGCCGCGGGCGCCGCCAGCGGCGGACGCCAGGACCCGGTCCTGACCGACGCGTTCATTGATTACCGCATTTCGCCCGCCTTCAACGTCATGGTCGGCCGCCAGCTGGTGCCGTTCTCCATCGACAACCAGGCCTCTGCCGTCAGCCTCACCGCGATCGACTACCCGACGCGCGCCCTGGCCCCGCTGCCGACCAACCCCAGCGGCGCTTTCTGGCGTGACGACGGTATCCAGGTCCGCGGCCTGCTGGCCAATGACCGCATCGCCTATCGCGCCGGTTATTTCCGCGGCGCCATCGACGGCAACAACACCGGCGAAGACGGCCGCATGACCGGCATGATCATGTACAACTTCGCCTCGCCCCAGGGCGGCTGGTTCTTCAATACCAACAGCCTGGGCGCGCTGGACGTGCTCAGCGTCGGTATCGGCTACGACCAGATGGGTCGCAGCGACCAGGACGACCACAAGGCGATGAGCATTTTCGGCGTGGCCGAGAAGACCCTGGGCGCCGGTCACCTGTCGGTCACCGCCGGCTGGTTCGACTGGGAAGGCGTTGGTGCACCCGGTGGCGCGTTCTACAACGGCGGCACCACGGCGCACATCACGGCGGCCTTCCTGCCCACGGGCAGCAAGTGGCAGCCCGTGATCCGCTGGCAGCAGCAGGATCCGGACGACGGTGACAGCCTCGACACCATCGGCCTGGGCCTGGCGTATTACATCAGCGGCCATCGTGCCAACATCAAGGCCGAGTACTCGATCGACGACCAGTCCATCGCTGGCGAAGAGGTCGACGCCTTCCGCATCGGCGCGCAGGTGTTCTTCTAA
- the acs gene encoding acetate--CoA ligase, whose amino-acid sequence MTGSKVYPVPEGLGDTAHCDKKKYEEMYAASVADPEKFWAEHGKRIDWIRPYTKVKDVSFDRHHLHIKWFYDGTLNASANCLDRHLETRGDQTAIIWEGDDPADSKHISYRELYEQVCRLANGLKSLGIGKGDMVTIYMPMIPEAAVAMLACARIGAPHSIVFGGFSPESLAGRIKDCNSKLVITADEGLRGGRKVPLKTNVDRALEQHKLDSVANVVVVKRTGGKVGWNDSRDVWYEELVADQPAECPPAEMGAEDTLFILYTSGSTGQPKGVLHTTGGYMVYASMTHEYVFDYHDGDIYWCTADVGWVTGHSYIVYGPLANGATTLMFEGVPNYPDTSRFWQVVDKHKVNIFYTAPTAIRALMREGEEPVKKTSRESLRLLGSVGEPINPEAWEWYHRVVGDGRCPIVDTWWQTETGGILITPLPGATDLKPGSATLPFFGVQPAIVDGEGNVLEGATEGNLVLLDSWPGQMRTVYGDHERFVQTYFSTFLGTYFTGDGARRDEDGYYWITGRVDDVLNVSGHRMGTAEIESALVAHPKVAEAAVVGFPHDIKGQGVYCYVTLQAGEDPSDALNKELRAWVREEIGPIATPDVIQFAPGLPKTRSGKIMRRILRKVAAHEYGNLGDTSTLADPAVVDDLIENRKKLG is encoded by the coding sequence ATGACCGGATCCAAGGTCTACCCGGTACCTGAGGGCCTGGGCGACACGGCCCACTGCGACAAGAAGAAGTATGAAGAGATGTACGCCGCGTCCGTGGCCGACCCGGAAAAGTTCTGGGCCGAGCACGGCAAGCGCATCGACTGGATCCGGCCTTATACCAAGGTCAAGGATGTCTCCTTCGACCGCCACCATCTCCACATCAAGTGGTTCTACGACGGCACCCTGAACGCCAGCGCCAACTGCCTGGACCGTCACCTCGAAACCCGGGGCGACCAGACCGCGATCATCTGGGAAGGGGACGACCCGGCCGATTCGAAGCACATCAGCTATCGCGAACTCTACGAGCAGGTGTGCCGCCTGGCCAACGGCCTCAAGTCGCTGGGCATCGGCAAGGGCGACATGGTCACCATCTACATGCCGATGATCCCCGAGGCTGCCGTGGCCATGCTGGCCTGCGCCCGCATCGGCGCGCCGCATTCCATCGTTTTCGGCGGCTTCTCCCCCGAGTCGCTGGCCGGCCGCATCAAGGACTGCAACTCGAAGCTCGTCATCACCGCCGACGAAGGCCTGCGCGGCGGGCGCAAGGTGCCGCTGAAGACCAATGTCGACCGCGCGCTGGAGCAGCACAAGCTCGACTCCGTCGCCAACGTGGTGGTGGTGAAGCGCACCGGCGGCAAGGTCGGCTGGAACGACAGCCGCGACGTCTGGTACGAGGAGCTGGTGGCGGACCAGCCGGCGGAATGCCCGCCGGCGGAAATGGGCGCCGAGGACACGCTGTTCATCCTCTACACCTCCGGCTCGACCGGCCAGCCCAAGGGCGTGCTGCACACCACCGGCGGCTACATGGTGTACGCCTCGATGACGCACGAGTACGTCTTCGACTACCACGACGGCGACATCTACTGGTGCACCGCGGACGTGGGCTGGGTCACCGGCCACAGCTACATCGTCTACGGCCCGCTGGCCAACGGCGCCACCACCCTGATGTTCGAGGGCGTGCCCAACTACCCCGACACGTCGCGCTTCTGGCAGGTGGTCGACAAGCACAAGGTCAACATCTTCTACACCGCCCCCACGGCCATCCGCGCGCTCATGCGCGAAGGCGAGGAACCGGTGAAAAAGACCAGCCGCGAGAGCCTGCGGCTGCTGGGCTCGGTGGGCGAGCCCATCAACCCGGAGGCCTGGGAGTGGTACCACCGCGTGGTGGGCGACGGGCGCTGCCCGATCGTCGACACCTGGTGGCAGACCGAGACCGGCGGCATCCTCATCACGCCGCTGCCCGGCGCCACGGACCTCAAGCCCGGCTCCGCCACCCTCCCCTTCTTCGGCGTGCAGCCGGCGATCGTGGACGGCGAAGGCAACGTGCTCGAGGGCGCGACCGAGGGCAACCTGGTGCTGCTCGACAGCTGGCCGGGCCAGATGCGCACCGTGTACGGCGACCACGAGCGCTTCGTGCAGACCTATTTCTCCACTTTCCTCGGCACCTACTTCACCGGCGACGGCGCGCGCCGCGACGAGGACGGCTACTACTGGATCACCGGCCGCGTCGACGACGTGCTCAACGTCTCCGGCCACCGCATGGGCACGGCCGAGATCGAGAGCGCGCTGGTGGCGCATCCCAAGGTGGCCGAGGCCGCCGTGGTCGGCTTCCCGCACGACATCAAGGGCCAGGGCGTGTACTGCTACGTCACGCTGCAGGCGGGCGAGGATCCGAGCGACGCGCTCAACAAGGAACTGCGCGCCTGGGTGCGCGAAGAGATCGGCCCGATCGCCACCCCGGACGTGATCCAGTTTGCGCCGGGGCTGCCGAAGACGCGCTCGGGCAAGATCATGCGCCGCATCCTCAGGAAGGTCGCGGCGCACGAGTACGGCAACCTGGGCGACACCTCGACGCTCGCGGACCCCGCGGTGGTCGACGACCTGATCGAGAACAGGAAAAAACTGGGCTAG
- a CDS encoding acetyl-CoA C-acyltransferase family protein: MSTPQREVVVVSAVRTAIGTYGGALAGTPPAELAALCVRESVARAGLESADIDHCVFGNVIHTEPRDMYMARVAAVNGGLPVETPSLTVNRLCGSGLQAIVSAAQLILQGDAGAAVAGGAECMSRAQYWLPGMRFGQRLGDGQVIDAMVGALSDPFDSCHMGITAENVAERWGISREDQDALALESQQRAARAIDEGRFKGQIVPVEVKVKREKKAFDTDEHVRRETTLETLAKLRPAFKGDGSVTAGNASGLNDGAGAVVLVERAAAEARGLKPMARLVGYGFAGVEPKYMGIGPVPATRALLDRIGLKVSDIDVFEVNEAFAAQALAVCRDLDLPADKVNPNGSGISLGHPIGATGCIITVKALHELERVGGRYALVTMCIGGGQGIAAVFERLG; this comes from the coding sequence ATGAGCACTCCACAGCGTGAAGTCGTCGTCGTATCCGCCGTTCGCACCGCCATCGGCACCTATGGAGGCGCGCTCGCGGGAACGCCGCCGGCCGAACTCGCTGCGCTGTGCGTGCGGGAATCCGTCGCCCGTGCCGGGCTGGAGTCCGCCGACATCGACCACTGCGTGTTCGGCAACGTTATCCACACCGAGCCGCGGGACATGTACATGGCCCGCGTGGCGGCGGTGAATGGCGGCCTGCCGGTCGAGACGCCTTCGCTGACGGTCAACCGGCTGTGCGGCAGCGGCCTGCAGGCCATCGTATCGGCCGCCCAGCTCATCCTGCAGGGCGATGCCGGGGCCGCCGTGGCCGGCGGCGCCGAATGCATGAGCCGGGCGCAGTACTGGCTGCCGGGCATGCGCTTCGGCCAGCGCCTCGGCGACGGCCAGGTCATCGACGCCATGGTTGGGGCGCTCAGCGATCCCTTCGATTCCTGCCACATGGGCATCACTGCGGAGAACGTCGCCGAACGCTGGGGCATCAGCCGCGAGGACCAGGACGCACTCGCGCTGGAAAGCCAGCAACGCGCCGCCCGGGCCATCGACGAGGGTCGTTTCAAGGGCCAGATCGTTCCCGTGGAGGTCAAGGTCAAGCGCGAGAAGAAAGCCTTCGACACCGACGAGCACGTGCGCCGCGAGACCACCCTGGAAACGCTGGCGAAGCTGCGCCCGGCCTTCAAGGGCGACGGCAGCGTCACGGCCGGCAACGCCTCCGGCCTCAACGACGGCGCCGGCGCGGTGGTGCTGGTGGAACGCGCCGCGGCCGAGGCGCGCGGCCTCAAGCCGATGGCGCGGCTGGTCGGTTACGGCTTTGCCGGCGTGGAGCCGAAGTACATGGGCATCGGCCCGGTGCCGGCCACGCGCGCGCTGCTCGACCGCATCGGCCTGAAGGTGTCCGACATCGACGTGTTCGAGGTCAACGAGGCGTTCGCCGCACAGGCGCTGGCGGTGTGCCGCGACCTCGACCTGCCCGCCGACAAGGTGAATCCCAACGGCAGCGGCATATCGCTGGGCCACCCCATCGGCGCCACCGGCTGCATCATCACCGTCAAGGCGCTGCACGAGCTGGAACGGGTCGGCGGCCGCTACGCGCTGGTGACGATGTGTATCGGCGGCGGGCAGGGCATCGCCGCCGTGTTCGAGCGCCTGGGCTGA
- the phaR gene encoding polyhydroxyalkanoate synthesis repressor PhaR: MKERVIRKYANRRLYDPSESRHLTLDEVRELIVAGERVRVEDAKTGEDLTRSILLQIIVEREEAGRPLLSAELLEQLIRFYGGAMQDFLAAYLERSVGAFVDQQSRFQDHVLKMMQDTPLATMGQLAEQNLAAWQDFQRGLLGGGRTQAQKPGSGAGPKKRK; encoded by the coding sequence ATGAAAGAACGCGTCATCCGCAAGTACGCCAACCGGCGCTTGTATGATCCTTCGGAGAGCCGTCACCTGACGCTCGACGAGGTGCGTGAGCTCATCGTCGCCGGTGAGCGCGTGCGCGTGGAGGACGCCAAGACCGGCGAGGACCTGACCCGCAGCATCCTGCTGCAGATCATCGTCGAGCGCGAGGAGGCCGGCCGCCCGCTGCTCTCCGCCGAGCTGCTGGAGCAGCTGATCCGTTTTTACGGCGGCGCCATGCAGGATTTCCTCGCCGCCTACCTGGAGCGCTCCGTCGGCGCCTTCGTCGACCAGCAGTCCCGTTTCCAGGACCATGTGCTGAAGATGATGCAGGACACCCCGCTGGCCACCATGGGGCAGCTGGCGGAGCAGAACCTGGCCGCCTGGCAGGACTTCCAGCGCGGCCTGCTCGGCGGCGGCAGGACGCAAGCGCAAAAACCAGGCTCCGGCGCCGGGCCCAAGAAGCGGAAGTAA
- a CDS encoding phasin family protein — protein sequence MNYGFENFFAKTQDAMAPLSELTEFGFDTFEKGLQFQAEVMGDALDFATEEMKLLSSATSPSEYFQGQVELAQGFAARAQKRAQALGAAATEMQTTLVSWAEQGFKQAQSSFEDTLAATKAA from the coding sequence ATGAACTACGGATTCGAGAACTTTTTTGCCAAGACGCAGGACGCCATGGCGCCCCTGTCCGAGCTCACCGAGTTCGGCTTCGACACCTTCGAGAAGGGCCTGCAGTTCCAGGCCGAGGTCATGGGCGACGCCCTCGATTTCGCCACCGAAGAGATGAAGCTGCTCTCGAGTGCCACCAGCCCGAGCGAGTACTTCCAGGGCCAGGTCGAGCTGGCGCAGGGCTTTGCAGCCCGCGCGCAAAAGCGCGCCCAGGCGCTCGGCGCCGCGGCGACCGAGATGCAGACCACGCTGGTGAGCTGGGCCGAACAGGGCTTCAAGCAGGCGCAGTCTTCTTTCGAAGACACGCTGGCTGCAACCAAGGCAGCCTGA
- the phbB gene encoding acetoacetyl-CoA reductase, translating to MSGRTALVTGGTGCIGRKICETLAEAGYRVAANGHPADANNAARWQEEAAARGLEIHVENFDAGDYEATLAGARAVEAAVGPVDVLINAAGITRDGRLVNLDPEDWKAVVRTNLDSVYNATKAVVGGMISRNFGRVVNISSVNGQRGQFGQANYSAAKAGVHGFTMAVAREVARKGITVNTVSPGYIESPLIMQVPETIREGIRESIPAGRFGKPEEIARAVLFLVSDDAAYITGADLSVNGGYHMD from the coding sequence ATGAGCGGAAGAACGGCGCTGGTGACCGGCGGCACGGGCTGCATCGGCAGGAAGATCTGCGAGACGCTGGCCGAGGCCGGTTACAGGGTGGCGGCCAACGGTCATCCTGCAGATGCGAACAACGCTGCGCGCTGGCAGGAAGAAGCGGCGGCGCGCGGGCTGGAGATCCACGTCGAAAACTTCGACGCGGGCGATTACGAGGCGACGCTGGCGGGCGCCCGGGCGGTGGAGGCGGCTGTCGGGCCGGTCGACGTGCTGATCAACGCCGCGGGCATCACGCGCGACGGACGGCTGGTGAACCTGGACCCCGAGGACTGGAAGGCCGTGGTGCGCACCAACCTCGACAGCGTCTACAACGCCACCAAGGCGGTCGTCGGCGGCATGATCAGCCGCAATTTCGGCCGCGTGGTGAACATCTCCTCGGTGAACGGCCAGCGCGGCCAGTTCGGCCAGGCCAACTACTCGGCGGCCAAGGCCGGCGTGCACGGCTTCACCATGGCGGTGGCGCGCGAGGTGGCGCGCAAGGGCATCACCGTGAACACGGTGTCCCCCGGCTACATCGAATCGCCGCTGATCATGCAGGTGCCCGAGACCATCCGCGAGGGCATCCGCGAATCCATCCCGGCCGGCCGTTTCGGCAAGCCGGAGGAAATCGCCCGCGCCGTGCTGTTCCTGGTCTCCGACGACGCCGCCTACATCACCGGTGCCGACCTGTCGGTGAACGGCGGCTACCACATGGATTGA
- a CDS encoding response regulator transcription factor: MGDNARIIVADDHPLFREALQQALAPTMPGVSFVEAESFESLQAAVESCEDPDLVLLDLEMPGAQGFSVLTWLRSQHPALPVVLVSATSDAAVMRRAVDLGAAGFIPKSSTVDTISEAISAVLEGEIWLPEAALALDDAQLSEDKELARKVASLTPQQFRVLDMLADGLLNKQIAAELEVSEATVKAHVTAIFRKLGVRSRTQAAVAARRIESTTRPHA, encoded by the coding sequence ATGGGCGACAATGCGCGCATCATCGTGGCGGACGACCACCCGCTGTTCCGGGAGGCGCTGCAACAGGCGCTCGCACCCACGATGCCGGGCGTCAGCTTCGTCGAAGCGGAGTCCTTCGAATCGCTGCAGGCGGCGGTGGAGTCCTGCGAAGACCCGGACCTGGTCCTGCTGGACCTCGAGATGCCTGGCGCACAGGGTTTCTCGGTGCTCACCTGGCTGCGCTCGCAGCACCCGGCGCTGCCGGTGGTGCTGGTCTCCGCCACCAGCGACGCCGCTGTCATGCGCCGTGCCGTCGACCTCGGCGCCGCCGGTTTCATCCCGAAGTCGTCCACGGTAGACACGATTTCCGAAGCCATCAGTGCCGTGCTGGAGGGCGAGATCTGGCTGCCGGAAGCGGCGCTGGCCCTCGACGATGCGCAACTTTCGGAGGACAAGGAGCTCGCGCGCAAGGTGGCGAGCCTGACGCCGCAACAGTTCCGCGTCCTCGACATGCTGGCGGACGGGCTGCTCAACAAGCAGATCGCCGCCGAGCTGGAGGTCTCCGAGGCCACCGTGAAGGCGCACGTCACGGCCATCTTCCGCAAGCTCGGGGTGCGCAGCCGTACCCAGGCCGCCGTCGCCGCCCGTCGCATCGAGTCGACCACCCGGCCGCACGCCTGA
- a CDS encoding NahK/ErcS family hybrid sensor histidine kinase/response regulator, whose amino-acid sequence MLETWVPPVVALAYAVLLFLVAWSGDRLHRRGVYVPTPVVYSLALGVYCTSWTFFGAVGRAASQGWDYLAIYLGPIIVFLMMTRLPARIVKVSKQQSITSVADFIATRYGKVQGIAALASIMALVTVLPYIALQLKAIAGSYSLIMGGEGMSVVPPVSRDTGLVAAALLAVFTILFGTRQVDSTESHRGMVLAVAFESAVKLVAFLAVGLWVLFGLFDGPRALIEASQANELVTGLYSTATIDHSFLVLTVISMLAILCLPRQFHVAVVENTGPRDLRLARWLFPIYLAVFTVFVVPIAAAGLVTQGGGASADGFLISLPLAEGQEGLALLAFLGGFSAATGMVIVGTIACSTMLCNEVVMPALVKLRGEEVSSRPDLARLLIRIRRVLIVAILALGWLAYRVIGMYGALASIGLLSFALAAQFGPAMIGGLYWRRATRAGAMSGMAVGFAVWTWTLLVPAFAQTGWLPLTLLDAGPWGISWLRPYAMFGADGFDPVTHGVMWSLGTNLACFLVVSYLGVPRMLERRQAAAFVGDETERTEGGMLPAFTQRMRGAANVGDLRILAERFIGREKAESAFATHFKARGLYYTEGARADVQLLELTERLLSGAMGASAARMVLVSALRGVELQIEDVASIVGEASQVSRFNRDLLESTLENVAEGISVLDADNRLVVWNRRYAELFRYPDQLLRIGTPVEALIRYNAELGRCGPGDAEEHVAKRLAHLQRGKPHIYQRVRDDGLVLEMRVNPLPGGGYVASFSDITAHKRTERALRESERNIRVYTDNVPVLIAYVDRSLVYRFVNKAYEQAVGLHRDAICGRRVNDVLGRESFLQREAHMEGALAGIRQSFEVATLDEQGRTRYAEATYIPEFDTAGAVQGFYAMFHDITERRRAQQELREAYATLEQRVEERTRELSELNQRLRNEIELRNRIERALREAKGDAEAANLSKTRFLAAASHDLLQPLNAARLFTSALGQAERDGKTLHAVERIDSSLRAAEELLGALLDISKLDAGALEPQLSHFRVDDVLATLGVEFGVIARERGITFRTVPSSAMVHTDRQFLRRILQNFLSNALRYTRQGKVLLGCRRRGDVLSIQVLDTGPGIAAEHLENDIFEEFRRFQPRDELGAKGMGLGLAIVQRMARALGHQVRVRSELGRGSVFSVEVPISTAPALAAHKPAAPLPAARLDEAVVLCVDNEQSILEGMTHLLEGWSCSVLTATDTAGALAVLEQAGRAPDLLLADFHLDGDDTGLRSIAAVRARWGDIPSVVITADYGEEVRERVRSAGFAIMRKPVKPAALRAIMSQLLLARRQIAAAS is encoded by the coding sequence ATGCTGGAGACCTGGGTTCCCCCGGTCGTTGCCCTGGCTTACGCCGTGCTGCTGTTCCTGGTCGCCTGGAGCGGCGACCGGCTGCACCGGCGCGGCGTCTACGTGCCGACGCCTGTGGTCTACAGCCTGGCGCTCGGCGTGTACTGCACGTCCTGGACTTTTTTCGGCGCCGTCGGGCGCGCGGCCTCCCAGGGCTGGGACTACCTCGCCATCTACCTGGGGCCGATCATCGTGTTCCTGATGATGACGCGGCTCCCCGCCCGCATCGTCAAGGTCAGCAAGCAGCAGAGCATCACCTCGGTGGCGGACTTCATCGCCACCCGCTACGGCAAGGTGCAGGGCATCGCCGCGCTGGCCTCGATCATGGCCCTGGTCACGGTGCTGCCCTACATCGCCTTGCAGCTCAAGGCCATCGCCGGCAGCTACAGCCTGATCATGGGCGGCGAGGGCATGAGCGTGGTACCGCCCGTGAGCCGCGACACCGGCCTGGTGGCGGCGGCGCTGCTGGCCGTGTTCACCATCCTGTTCGGCACGCGCCAGGTCGATTCGACGGAGAGCCACCGCGGCATGGTGCTGGCCGTGGCCTTCGAGTCGGCGGTCAAGCTGGTGGCTTTCCTTGCCGTCGGCCTGTGGGTCCTGTTCGGGCTGTTCGACGGCCCGCGCGCGCTGATCGAGGCCTCGCAGGCGAACGAACTGGTCACCGGCCTGTACTCCACCGCCACCATCGACCACTCCTTCCTGGTGCTGACCGTGATCTCCATGCTGGCCATCCTGTGCCTGCCGCGGCAGTTCCACGTCGCGGTGGTGGAGAACACGGGTCCGCGCGACCTGCGCCTGGCGCGCTGGCTGTTCCCGATCTATCTCGCCGTGTTCACGGTCTTCGTGGTGCCGATTGCCGCGGCCGGGCTGGTCACGCAGGGCGGCGGCGCCAGCGCAGACGGGTTCCTCATCAGCCTGCCGCTGGCCGAGGGCCAGGAAGGGCTTGCCCTGCTGGCTTTCCTCGGCGGCTTCTCGGCCGCCACCGGCATGGTGATCGTGGGCACCATCGCCTGCAGCACCATGCTGTGCAACGAGGTGGTGATGCCGGCGCTGGTGAAGCTGCGCGGCGAGGAGGTGTCCAGCCGGCCCGACCTCGCGCGCCTGCTCATTCGCATCCGGCGCGTGCTGATCGTCGCCATCCTGGCGCTCGGCTGGCTGGCCTACCGCGTCATCGGCATGTACGGCGCGCTCGCTTCCATCGGGCTGCTGTCCTTCGCCCTGGCGGCGCAGTTCGGCCCGGCCATGATCGGCGGCCTGTACTGGCGCCGCGCCACGCGCGCCGGCGCCATGTCGGGGATGGCGGTCGGCTTCGCGGTGTGGACCTGGACGCTGCTGGTACCGGCCTTCGCACAGACCGGCTGGCTGCCGCTCACACTGCTGGATGCGGGCCCTTGGGGCATCAGCTGGCTGCGTCCCTACGCCATGTTCGGGGCGGACGGCTTCGACCCGGTGACCCACGGCGTGATGTGGAGCCTGGGCACCAACCTGGCCTGCTTCCTCGTGGTCTCGTACCTGGGCGTGCCGCGCATGCTGGAGCGGCGCCAGGCGGCGGCGTTTGTCGGTGACGAGACCGAACGTACCGAGGGCGGGATGCTGCCGGCGTTCACGCAGCGCATGCGTGGCGCCGCGAACGTCGGCGACCTGCGCATCCTGGCGGAGCGTTTCATCGGGCGGGAAAAGGCCGAGTCCGCCTTCGCCACGCATTTCAAGGCGCGCGGCCTGTATTACACCGAGGGCGCCCGGGCCGACGTGCAGCTGCTGGAGCTCACCGAGCGCCTGCTCTCCGGCGCCATGGGCGCCTCCGCGGCGCGCATGGTGCTGGTGTCCGCGCTGCGCGGCGTCGAACTGCAGATCGAGGATGTCGCCAGCATCGTCGGCGAGGCGTCGCAGGTGTCGCGCTTCAACCGCGACCTGCTCGAGAGCACCCTGGAGAACGTCGCCGAGGGCATCAGCGTGCTCGACGCCGACAACCGGCTGGTGGTGTGGAACCGGCGTTACGCCGAGCTGTTCCGTTATCCCGACCAGCTGCTGCGGATCGGCACGCCGGTGGAGGCGCTGATTCGCTACAACGCCGAGCTCGGCCGCTGCGGCCCCGGGGACGCAGAGGAGCACGTGGCCAAGCGGCTGGCGCACCTGCAGCGCGGCAAGCCGCACATTTACCAGCGCGTGCGCGATGACGGCCTGGTGTTGGAGATGCGCGTCAACCCGCTGCCGGGCGGCGGCTACGTCGCCAGCTTCAGCGACATCACCGCGCACAAGCGCACCGAGCGGGCGCTGCGCGAGAGCGAGCGCAACATCCGCGTCTACACCGACAACGTGCCGGTGCTGATCGCCTACGTCGACCGCAGCCTGGTCTATCGCTTCGTCAACAAGGCCTACGAGCAGGCCGTCGGGCTGCATCGCGACGCCATCTGCGGGCGGCGCGTGAACGATGTGCTGGGCCGGGAGAGCTTCCTGCAGCGCGAGGCGCACATGGAAGGCGCGCTGGCGGGTATCCGCCAGAGTTTCGAGGTGGCGACCCTGGATGAGCAGGGCCGCACGCGCTATGCCGAGGCGACCTACATTCCGGAGTTCGACACGGCCGGCGCGGTACAGGGTTTCTACGCCATGTTCCACGACATCACCGAGCGTCGCCGGGCGCAACAGGAGCTGCGCGAAGCCTACGCCACCCTGGAGCAGCGCGTGGAGGAGCGCACCCGCGAGCTCTCCGAGCTGAACCAGCGCCTGCGCAACGAGATCGAACTGCGCAACCGCATCGAGCGCGCCCTGCGCGAGGCCAAGGGCGACGCCGAGGCGGCCAACCTGTCGAAGACCCGCTTCCTGGCCGCAGCCAGCCACGACCTGCTGCAGCCGCTGAATGCGGCGCGGCTGTTCACCTCCGCGCTCGGCCAGGCAGAGCGGGACGGCAAGACACTGCATGCGGTCGAGCGCATCGACAGCTCCCTGCGGGCGGCCGAGGAACTGCTCGGGGCGCTGCTCGATATCTCCAAGCTCGACGCCGGCGCGCTCGAGCCGCAGCTGTCGCACTTCCGTGTCGATGACGTGCTGGCCACGCTCGGGGTCGAGTTCGGCGTCATCGCCCGCGAGCGCGGCATCACCTTCCGCACCGTGCCCAGCAGCGCCATGGTCCACACCGACCGCCAGTTCCTGCGCCGCATCCTGCAGAACTTCCTTTCCAACGCGTTGCGCTACACCCGCCAGGGCAAGGTGCTGCTGGGCTGCCGGCGACGTGGGGACGTGTTGTCCATCCAGGTACTGGATACCGGCCCCGGCATCGCCGCCGAGCACCTGGAAAACGACATCTTCGAGGAATTCCGTCGTTTCCAGCCGCGCGACGAGCTCGGCGCCAAGGGCATGGGACTGGGCCTGGCTATCGTGCAGCGCATGGCGCGGGCCCTCGGCCACCAGGTGCGCGTGCGCTCCGAACTCGGGCGCGGCTCGGTGTTCTCCGTGGAAGTGCCGATTTCGACGGCGCCGGCACTGGCGGCGCACAAGCCGGCTGCGCCCCTGCCGGCTGCGCGGCTGGACGAGGCGGTGGTGCTGTGCGTCGACAACGAGCAGAGCATCCTCGAGGGCATGACGCACCTGCTGGAAGGCTGGTCCTGCAGCGTGCTGACGGCGACCGATACAGCCGGCGCACTGGCAGTGCTCGAGCAGGCCGGCCGCGCGCCGGACCTGCTGCTGGCGGACTTCCACCTCGACGGCGACGACACCGGGCTGCGCAGCATCGCCGCCGTGCGTGCGCGCTGGGGCGATATCCCGAGCGTGGTGATCACCGCCGACTATGGTGAAGAAGTGCGCGAGCGGGTGCGGTCGGCCGGCTTTGCCATCATGCGCAAGCCGGTGAAGCCGGCGGCGTTGCGCGCCATCATGAGCCAGCTGCTCCTCGCGCGACGGCAGATCGCGGCGGCGAGCTGA